TACACAAAGTTTTTGGGCGTCAGCCTTTTTTGCCTTCTAAGAGGCCTATGGGCTTAGTAATCATGAAAATGAGCTCGAAACACCAGTGTGCAGCGTTAATAGTTAACTGCAAACGATTTTGTACCGGTCCTGTCAATCTcggtcggcgccagcgctgaagtgcacTTTGACGTCCCGGTCGACAGCCCAACCTTGATTACTAGACTGCTGGTAACGTCTCTGTCGCCGACAAGCACTGGCTGGTCCTGTGAACAATCAGTTGGCTTGGTAACGACACAACTGGGGCAAGTGCAGCCTCACGTCGACCGATGCGGCCGCTTAGGTATTCAAAATCATATTAAATTACGTTTCACTCAACGCTTGAGTCTGAAACTTGCTAGAACTCGAGTCTGAAAACGGCGCAAAAAACGGGACAGGATAGAAAGAAGCAACACAAACAGCaccggtgctgtgtgtgttgcttctatcttgtcccgtttttcgcgccgttttcagccTTGAATCATCAACCAACTGGcgcaacaatcctcccttttgctGGAACTTGCTAGACACCTCTTCATGCCTATGAAACAAATCATATCGTTTGTTTACGTTCCAAATGTTTGTGTGTTCCCCCTTGCCGAACCCCAGGTGAGCAAAAATTAATCTCCAGCCATCACTGCGACATCTCATCATAGCCCCTATGTGTATCTGCGGGGCGTTAAATCCACAATcaataccattctataccatgtCGTCACCACTTAGCAGAGCAATGCTCAGTCTTGAAGGTGACGTGGACCACATCTTTGCGCGGAGCCGCCATTTGCTCAAATACTCGAAATGCCCAACAAGCACGGTGATGGCGTAAGGACATTTTGTTCACCGCAATTGTTATGTATCTTACACACAAGTATGCAGTTGTTCAATTTTCTGTTAAAATCGGCCGGTGCCATATAGTTTGAATTTCCACAGGGGGCCAGGTCTTGTTTCCCGTAAAGTCTTTCGCATGGCATTTCTTCGTTTGCATCTGAAAAGTAAAccataaaaatataaataaatttaattgaaaaattCTTATCACGTTCGCAAGACGTAACTGAGGAGAGTCAATAATATAGGCGAGAGAATAGGGACTGGACGAGATATAGACTAAAGAAGCCAGGAATCGCCACTTTCGTTAGACGTAGCCGAACTCTGAAGGGATCAGGATGGGATACTTTCGAGGAAGGAGACATGAGACGCTGTTTTCCAAGTCCGTTTATTCGACCACATTAGCTGCAAATGAGCAAGCAGCACTGTGGGAACTCCCCGAGCGAAGGGAGTTCCCCTCGACATCGTGACAGCGAGGTTGGCGAAGTGGAGGCGTGACGGTGCGGGGAACATTTATGTACTTAAGTGTCGCAATCTGGATAACAAGACAACAAAAACAGCCTCCAGAGGAACCGTGCGCCCCATTGTATTATTTACTCTTTGCTGAAAGGAACGGTATAAGTATTCATATCCCGGGCTAATAATGCCGATAGATAGTTCTCAGCAATGTGTGCAAGCAGCCAAGAATACGCTTCCAAGAGGTTGCAGCACGCGACAGAGATGCGTATAAAGTTTTCATGGGTAGAGTGGATGAAGGCGGAACTGCATACATATACTTGACCCTTCTGAGAACTTGCCCCTACTAACTATGTCGACGTCATTTTATAGGCACAGGTGTCTTGCAATGGCATCGCTCTACAACGATGGCAAGCCAGCTTAGTTCTCTTCGGGCTTTACCAGAGtgcttgcttgctgatgcttCATAGATACGAAACATAGCGGAAAATACAGGAGGCAGTCGTTGTACCGGTCGCTCTAGGGGAAAGCTTCCACTCCAACCCATTCTACATTCCCTCTAAGACAAAGCTCTCTCTAACACAAAGCGAGGACAAAGCTAAGACAATGACAAAGATCCCTCTAAGACAAAGCTAGTCTCCTTTAGTAGAAATTCTTATCGCATCCCAACCACATACTCTCTTAATGACATGACAGTTGGGGCAACTTCCACTTACAAGTATCAAGGAGATTACATTCAATCAGACTTTACCTGGAACTATCATATTAACTTGATTCTAGGAGCTGCTAACCGTTCTCTTGGACTTTTAAAACGTAACCTtcgatcctgagttcccgggttcgaacccgaccgcggcggctgcgtttttatggaagaaaaacgctaaggtgcccgtgtgctgtgcgatgtcagtgcacgttaaagatccccacgtgatcgaaattattaaggagccctccactacggcacctctttcttcctttcttctttcagcccttcctttatccctcatcttatggcgcggttcacgcgtccaacgatatataagacaggtgctcagccatttcctttcccccaaaactaattatataTCGACATGCTCCGGCGCACGGGCGCAAACTTGCTTATATCACATTAATTCCACCTATAATTGAGTACGCTTCAGCCATATGGGACCCAGATCAAGCCTACATCAAAAATAACATAGAATCCCTGGAAAACCATGCtgctcgttttattttttctgactACTCACGTTTTACTAGCGTCACGGCGTTAAAAGCTCGTGCTGGACCTGACAACCTTTCCCATCGTCGCAAACTGTCTCGCTTAACTCTTTTCCATAAAATTTACCATCATCCGTTGCTTCGCGTCGATTTCTTTCACTCACCCTCAGTAGTGTTTCCAAGCCGTGACCATCCTTTCAAGGTAAAACGCACCACATGTCATACTTCAAGTTTTGCCAAATCATTCATACCCAAAACCGTTATTGATTGGAACCGGCTGCCTTCCACAATCGCAACTGAAACGAATACGACATCACTTCATGATCTTTTAAAAAATCAAAGATGTGTAGTTTTCTTCTAATTCTGTTATGCTCACCGTAATGTGTTtgagttttgtttttcgttttgtttattacgttgttttatttatttattatgtgCACTTTGCGTTTTGTTATTCCGCCACATTTTGATACTTGCTGACTATCAGTTATTGCACTTgtcttgtttttcttctgttcCTCATGTTAGTTGTTCCTTCTTGTATCTTCATGTTCGAATTTTTACCctcccccatgtaataccctcgtgaggagggcctttaggggtatcttGAAATAAAATTACTGTTAGGACTGCCGGTGTTTGCCGTACCAGTCATGTAAAAGCACgagccactgttttttttttctccttagaaCACATTCAAGGCTCTCACATGAGCCATACCCATATCCATTTTAAGCGGTAAGCTTTGCGACCGGAGTACCTCGTGAAGTTCCACTGTATCTTCCAACGTGCTTAGCAGCCACCGCTGAGGATGCATGCATAAAACCGCCACAGTATAGCGTACTGCCATTTCGATGGGCGTTAAGCTCAGTAGACGGAACAAACGCGCTTGGTTAGCTCCGCCCAAGGTCGGCGTCTTTGGTTACCGCTAACTCCTCTTCCTCGTTGGCTTTCCCGACGTAGTTGCACGTGGCAGTTATGGCGCATTGCAGTTACGTAGTAGCGGCGTATATTCCGCATACACTACTATTCTTAGCGCGCCAAAAGGGTATGCAGGAACACGTGCCAGGTAGCTTGGAGCCTTACCTATATGACAGCGTGTCTGGGCGACATTTGGAAATACGGCGCAAAGAACGATTtgatgatgtcacacgccgctaTTCTCTACGCACTTGATGGAACTGTGCTAAAGTCTACTAGCAGAAGGCGCGTCAGGATGTCAGCAAAAGTAAGCAGGAAAGTAAGCGAACAAACTAGAATCTTTAGCGGATGAACACTAAGAAATAATGCTTAGATAAGGAAAACGGTGAGGACTATTAGTTTACAAGAGTCGGTTCATATTCTGATCAGATGGTAGGTAAGTGATAGTTTTCACATGCCGTGAGTGTCGTGCCTAAATGTCGAGTCCCTACAGTTTCCTCCAACCCCTGAGTTTCCATTCGGAGCTTGTGCTGTGTGTTCTCTGAGTTGCTCCGGTTCCACGGCCGGCAGTTTGTAACCTTACACCCGCAGCGTTGTGGTTTAGTGGCTATGGCGTGCGGCTGCGGAGCCCGAAGTGGCGGGACCTAACCTCGATCGCGGcgccagcgtttcgatggaaccgATATGCAGAActgcctgtgtgctgcgcgatataaCTGCACGTCGAAGCAtaccccagatggtcgaagtcATTCCGGAGCGCTCCATTTCTGCAATTACCATATAACCGATGGGCAGCTTCGGGAAGCTAGAACCTCACACAACATTACAGATCGTGACTTGACAACAAGCATGCCCTTAGCTGGTGTCCTTGTTCCTCACATCCCTTTCCTCTATTTATCTTTTCCATTTTACCTCTGCTCAACCCTTCACCCCGGTGGAggatagccaaccggaacacccgtAAGCTTAACCGGCCTTCATTCTTCTCCCTCCGTGCTTTGGCTAAGTTGCGCTATTGTTATTAGTTACACTGTCTTTGCACCGTGTTTCCAAACATGGCTACCGCTTATCAACTTATGTAGAGCTCGCGGCTATTTGGCGCACGCTGCTGCGTTCCCTTTTGTAGCGCGGCCACTCGCAATGATACCGTGTACAGCAGTCGAAACACCTGACGTTGCACACAAGTTCGCTGCCAGTTCCACGCAAAACAGAGAAACGTAAGGAGATTTCCCTGTTGTAGCTCCCTTTTGCCGGCGCGGTTCCTATGCGATCCGTCGGTGGGGCACTGCGCCAAAGCTTTTTGATCTTACCACTGGTGGAACTCCGAAATTCGAAACTCGAGTATTTTCCTGGCCACTAGTTGGGCAAccactttatttttgttgtctttGTTCTGAATGTTACACGTCCCTCAATAGTTTTCCAAACTGCCAGATTTGGCCCTATTAGAAAGATATTTTGATACGGGGCTTCTATGGGGAGTTTTGCTACCGATAAAATGAAAGAACTCTGGTTAACGTGGCTCATGTCTGCTCACTGAGAAGACGGTGGTGTCGGCGTGATTATGGCATTGACGTGTTCCTCTGGCGAATGAGGTGCCGATGCACAATCGCCTACACTCCGTTTCGATATTTCTTGGCAGTCAGTGGTAGCTACAGTTGGCACAAGCGAACTGTATAGGAACCGAATTTCTATAAGGTATTGCATGTTACAAGCCTTCGAAACTGGCTTAAATTGCGCCCTCGCCTTTAGGAACAATGATTGCCACTCACGATTTGGCAACAGTGTATGCGATAGCCAAGGCTCTAGCCTTAATAATTTAATAATTCGACCCCTAATTTGCTGACGCCAGATGCATCCCTCACTTCAGCACCAACATTTTGTGGAAAAGATTGCAGCCATCCCATACACAATGGCGGCGTTTGGTCTGAAACTGTATTGCCCGCTCATGGGCTTGGGTTTCCGGAATGTTTGGGCAGCGAGCAACACCGTCAAAAATCCCACGTACGCAGGATTTGCAATGCAGAGCACCTTGGCCAACAGTGAGCAGAACGAACGTAATAGAGAAACAACCTCTGCAGCTATGCGAATGCGTGAAAAAGGTGCATACCATAGAAAGCCGCAGCCACATGCTTGAAAACTGTAATAATTACATTTATTTATTAAATTCTGCATCGCCGTTTCGGGCATTTAAGCGGATATGCACGAGattaagtaaaaataaacaacgATTAAGAACATACAGCTATGTAAGCGACGTCAGAAGTAGCTTGGACAACATGAACAATGGAATTATTGCTACTGTTTGCCACAGCAAGACGTCAGTAAGACCAGCTGTGGCATATAAAACAACAGACAGTTGATCCAATAACATATGATCCCTTCGGTGCACCTGTTGCTGACTAAGATGTGTTATGAAGCTTCTTGCATGTGTTAATAAAGCCGGGCCGGCGACGTGTCGTTCTTGCAAGTGCTGAAATAAGTCACCATTTGATGTTCTCGGAATCTTCGCTCTGTACTTTAGCGCTTTAGCTTTGGTTTCTGAGAGTCATTTTAAACGCAGAGGCCAATTGTCCATCGCGCATTTTCTAGTTTCCTACTTACTCAAAAATACACAAGCCCTTCTCTCGGCAAAATTTGCGGGGTAGTAATTTGGAAGCAAGGGATTATGTTTTGGTAGAAACTAAACCTAACGCGTCGTTGAAACTAAAAGCCAGGACTTTCAAAATTTTCTCCAAAAAGGGACCATCTTTGCGTAGAAGGAGAGTTAGGTCACCACCATGCACGGTTATTGACAAGGGTATGGGAACTTGGGCAAGTCGTTATCGGTGATCCATGACAGGGGGGTTGCGCAAAACCAAGACGGCGGACAAAGAACAGATATATTCGCCGCCATGTTCCGGCTGAAAGATTCCTGGCGACCAAGGCGAACATGACATAAAAAGATCAACAGGCTAATGCGCCACGAAAGATTGTTTTCTTTAACGATGTTTTCTTTCACAGGCACGGTCCTGTTAGTCCCTTCAGTTCACGCTCGTCTTGGTCTTTTGGGAacctttcagtcggaagttagcgcctgcgGTGAATGTATCTGTGTTTTGTCCATCGTCTTGGTTTACGCTACCGCCCATGCCATAAATCACTTTAATTATCGCTGTAGGCTTAGTTATTTGACAAACTGTCATTAGCTCGACGCTGAATCCACTCCGTAACATTTTCCTCATCATGCTTCAGAGAGTACACGACACTTCACGTTTGAGCAAACTTTttattcaagtttttttttcctagctTGCTTGAAACAGCAGTTGTACAGCGACGCTGGTTCACGCCTAACAAGGCTCGGTAATAGCAATTTTTATATCTCTTGTCTTAAACCATTAAGGCCCAACGTTCTATGTATGATACACAGAGCAAAAAATGTGTCTATTTTTAATTTCTGCCCGCATATCTACTTGAACTGCTGGCATACTCCAAGTAACGCTCTTCTCCAACGTGTTTATCAACGTAAAGTCAAAGTATAAGCTGACAGACCTGCGGGATGCCCGCGAAAAGACAGATTCGTGCAAAAACTAGCCCCGAGGCAAAACTGTCTAAAATTTATGTGGTCGTAATGCTTAATTCACAGATGATAGAGCAGTTTGAATTTTGCACTCGAATTCCTGCATGCGTTTGCGTGTTAGCACGCGGTTTTGTGGTTCTCACACACTCAGATATTATAAATATTAGCTCAAGTCAGCTACTATGTCATTAATTAAGGAGCAATTAATGATGACGTCCTGAAAATTCATAACTTTTATCTGAAGTTCTCAATGGACGTGAATTAATGGGTTATAGAAAAACATCCCAACAGCTGCGAGCGTAGATTTAATGCCCATGTTACTGCAATACCTTTTCCAGGgtataaaacaaaaaaggaaaacaaaatatgtCGCGCAGGGCAGCACTGCACATTTCATTGAATTCCGCGTCAGCGGCATGGGCAAACTGCCCACAGTTCCGAGGCGAGTTCTCTCCGCTTTAGCAGGTGACAAAATCAGAAGCCTTGCTTGCTTTGTTTGCGCTTATCCCTGCACTTAGGAATCATAATTATATATATTATGGCTCAGAAAAAAACTCCTGCCTCCTTCGTTGTTACCAACTTTCGCTCCGTCACATGCTTCAGTAGAAAGTATGGCGTTTTCAGGCTTAATTCCTTCAAGAACCTCAAGAGTGCAGTCAATTGATATGAGAGGGGTTGATGCTGCAAGCTATGCCAAAAAAGGTCCGGTGCTGCAGGAGCTGCACCTTAATCACGGAGCGGGAAGAAAGCTGCCACGTCGTTCAAACTTGGCCGATAAGCCCGCATAACAGCTATCGTTGAGGCTGTCGTCCGTATGTCATCTTTTGACCGTGCCACTGATTGAGAATGATAACAAGCTCAAAGGGTTTCGCTTCCGGTTCAAACATGCTCCGAGTACCTTGCGAGATATTCGGAACCTTCTCGCCACGAAAGACTACAGTCCTGAGCCACCTGGCAAGCAGAGACCGAAAAGTCGAAAAAAAAGGAGCGGCCGAGATTTTGTTCGGCATGACGGGATGGTGCACTGTAAACTGGAGAAAAAAGGCTTCTCATCCTATACACTGAACTGTGCTTTTAGCATCCCGTGGCCATTGCAAAGCACAGACCAGCGCAGTCTTCTATAAGAATTTCGGTAAGTGCGTGTGCACGCTATACAGTCACGTCACCACGTGCACCACAGAATGCTCAGCGATGTTTGCTGGGCTTTTCACAGGTCCACAGGTTCACGGTGTTCGTGGCTGCCGTCACACAACCCGCGCACACAGGAACGCTATGTTCGTTGCGCCAGTATTTTTTGTCGGTGGGGGATCTTGGAAGCACAGTTCACGAGCCCTACGCACTCTTCTTCAGGCAGCGCCACGAAGCGTGTAGTCCGAAGCACGACACCACCCTGTTGGGAGCAGCGTCCGCCACCGGACCAACCTGCGTTTCAAAATGCAACGGTAAGATAAGAACCCTCTAATCTTTACAGATGATAACCAGAACATGCATGGTGCCTTTCGGCAATTCTCAGACACAAATTTCTTGAACAAGTTGTGCAGAGCTGGCCCTGAAcagaaggaaaggcgcagtaagcgCAGCCTCTTTATCGGCTGCAGTATATGGGACATAAAATAAGTAAATATTGAGTGCGATAAAAAAATTGGGAGCGGAGCCTCACATCAAAGTGAGTTGTAAATAATACACAGCTTATTCTAGGAAGATCATGATTATTGCGACAAATTTTAATGCATACGCAAATAAACCTTAAAGAAAACCACACAAAATAGTTACCACCATGTAGCCAGAGTATCAGCAACGGCTGCTTTTGGTAGTGAATGTCATTCTGTTTGTCATTATTATTGTTGTTTTGGAGGGCAGCTCTTATGTAGGAGCCCGTTTCTGCGTTTTGCGTCGTAGTCGTCATAGTCGTCGGCGTTGTCAGCGAAACCGTTTGTCCAGTAGCAAAGCAAAACGCCACCTGAAAGGTGGCTGTAACGGGGAGGTACTGGAGGGTGGCTGGCAgtgtaacacgccacctgacagcggtggcaggtggcgtttgaagagctgcgctcaaattccgccttaccgactatcgtaatcttCGGTCAATTCTTCTCTCTTTTAGAGTGACTGTGACGCCACTATACTGTCACTAGTGATGTCACTGCGTTCGGACCACTTAGCGCAGCGCGGTGTTACGCCAACTCCGCGCAACCGTAAAATTTGCCgtcaacagctgtcgctgtaaaatacTTGCTCGCATCGATCGACATGTCTGCACACTAACAACACACTGCGATGCGAGACTTTTCCTCCAACGTAGATGTGGCAACCAACCAGAAACGCAAGTGCGCTCACAAACTTCAAGCTCGAAGAGCTAAGTGCTCTCAGCCTGCTGCTACACGTAAAGTCGTGCGCATTCGCGCCAACGTACCCTTGGTCCAGTTCTTCGCTGATCTCTTCGAGGCTCTTGTGTTTGGTCTCTGGTACGCACAGGAATATGAAGCACAGCGCTAGGACACACACGCCGGAGTACATGAGCAGCGTGTCTCCAATACCCAGGGCATCTGCAAGAAGATGGGACATTCACACGGCTCGGTTTGCACGTGGTTTACACGACGCTGCAGAAAGAAATCAAGGTAATGCATCTCTATGGCTGCAGGAGTGGCGTTACTTTGCCGGGATCAGCACGCTATGGAAACGCATCCGGGGCGGCGGAGAATCATGAGGAAAGATAAGATCGGGAAATCTTCTGGGTTAGGGTTAATTAACGGAGCTCTGAAATCATTTCGATGGCCACAATCTAGTGAAACAAATCTCTAGAGGTGGTCTTTATAGGCATTGGAGTCAAATTTAAAAGGTCCGCGTGGGCCCCATATTTTAcaaataattttcaaaaatcgctgctcgcagtagctcgcaaccgaatAAGGTGACATCTCACCGCGGATCGCCTACCCCAATGATGTCAGTGGGCAGTCTAGACGAGCAATCTCACGAAGCGCGCTTAGGCGGCTTAGTTGTGATAGGGATAGATGGCGCGCCGAGGGGTGCAGTACTgatctgttttctttatttttttctgccacGTCGCGGTAAATGAGTTGAGGAGGGTGAGGAGGAgcatcatatttatttatttatttatttatttatttatttatttatttatttattatttatttgtttatttattaccgatacctgcagcgcccggaggcattattgcagggggtaAACACAAcgacttctgctcgtttggccgaaagtacagaggataacaaaaatagaatacaaatacaactacaaaaatacaaatacaaaaatacaaaatacaagtaataatagatgaggaaaagcatgcactgaaggagaacaaccgcgctccagaaaaataaaacgctaatgaaatgaaaagacacgcGGATACCTTCGGCGCTAATGAAACTAGCTTAAAATCTTTTTCGGTGCAGTGACGAGTGATTAAATTTCAATCGCTAGTGCGCTTTTTTGGCCTCAGTATAtaccatttcatggtccctttaagatTTATAGGGTCAAACGGAGATTAATCAAAATCAATAGCAGAGCTCTGCGTTTTTGTTGTTGACCTCAAAAAACATTGTGGTTCAGTTAACGTTTCTATTGACAGCGGTGATGATGACTGTGAATCATGAAGTATCAGAGGCGCAGGCAGTCtatttcagtttttctttttccaGACGGCGGCCGACACTAGCTTTCTTTTAACGCGAACTTCGGTGCCCAGCGCCAAAAAATACTCAGTACTTACCGAGAACCGTTAAAAAGCAGGCGGACACAGTCATGTTGGCTGCCCAGTTGGCCGAGGTGGCTACCGATATGGCTCGACCCCTGACAGCGGCCGGGAAGATTTCACTCAGGATCAGCCACGTTGCTGTGCAGAGAGCGAGATGTGAATTGAGTGCTGCCGCCCTTAGAAACAGCAAGCGGATAATGGCATTCACTTAACCAAAGCAACTTCGTTACGCCGAGTCACATTGGTGTGAAAGCGTGAGTTTCCACGAAACTGCGACTAGGAACACAGCAAGCATAAATGCGCTCTAACCAACACAATCGTCTGAAGGCCGAATTATTGACTCCTTATAATAATTCTGCCTTTTAAAATATCTGTCTATTTCAAAGGACTGCAATAACTGCAATAACATTATTTTCCTATCTAGGTTCAATGAATGAAGGCTACTTGAACTTTTTGCACCTATCTACCAACGAGATAGTGAAATGACGCCCAGGATTCCTGGATGTCAATCTTAATTATGAGGCAGCTGTGAAATATAGTAAGGTATTGTTATGAAATCATTGAAAGTAATTAGCTATCAGTTATTCTGAAGTGTAGCACAATCTTTCCTTTAAAGTTTGTTCATTGGTCGCAACGAccatttaagactgccatagaaaaccaatggggatgtttttgacgacagcaaaaacgttaactgCAAAATAAAAAACTCGAGCCTGCCGATGAAAGGTCTGTGATATTTTGACTGTTGTAGTGAAAGCTTAAGATATATAAAAAACTGCGTTCACAAcgaacttcgcgttgaaaaatgaaaatgacaattggttttgggggaaaggaaatggcgtatctgtctcacatttcggcggacacctgaaccgcgccgtaagggaaagattTATGGGTATGACACCCTAAAACCCTAAAAGCCCGGAAAATGCTTACTTGTTCCAAAGCTGACTCCATATGCGAATACGTAGCACATGAGGGCCGTCAGTGTGAGCGCTCTCTGGACCGCCGatccctgcggtacacctgaGCACTGAGACTCTGCTGCGGCAGAGCTTGCCAAAGTACGACTGCGACCAGACTTCGCTTTAGCCTCCGAGCGATCCGCGCCATCAGGACCATCGTATGATGACGTCGATGTCTTCATATCTGCTGTGTCACTCGCTCGCGCTCCTTCTGACTTTACCGCTGCGCTTACGCCCTCTCGCGTGATAGAAGCTTTTCCCAGCACGTCGCTGGACGGGTGGACGTCGCCTAGTGAGTAAGATGCAATTGTTGGCGCCGTCCTGGCTCCGATGGGCTGAGCCAGCAACTCGATGGAAAGCTTTCCAGGACTTCCATCTTCATCCGCGTATTGTTGCCTAAGCACTGATGGCTTGCTTTCCCGGGCCCCATCATCTTCTCGCGGAATCTCAGACTCGGATTCACCTGTGCTGTCCTGTGCACTTGTACGTGTCTGGCCTGAGCGTAGCAAATGGTCCATAGTCCCAGAAGGTGGAGAAGTGGCCGCTATACGAGGAAGCTCTGCTCCATAGCCAATGGTGTAGCCAACGCTTGCTGGTTCCGATTTCCTTGAGACCTCCCGACTTGACGTTGCTGGAGGTCTTGCCGGCAGACTCGGCAATGTGTCTAGCGCAGACGAGTCGAAGGACGAACCTTCTGGTACGTATTCTCGACGGTATCGCCGGCTCAAGGATGGAGTGGACAAGTGGAGGGAGTGTATGGGTTCTTGCGTCGCTGCTGTGACGTCACTTGCGGGTGACGCGTACGAATACGGAGACATGGAAGAATTGAAGATGCTGCCCCTGTCCCGACAACGCAGAGCAATGACGTGAC
This portion of the Amblyomma americanum isolate KBUSLIRL-KWMA chromosome 10, ASM5285725v1, whole genome shotgun sequence genome encodes:
- the LOC144107737 gene encoding solute carrier family 2, facilitated glucose transporter member 10-like isoform X2 codes for the protein MAPDIDVPVDVSACVKSTATPKAQSVCGDLPSKPPVSSEKEHDANQTPSTGTNALAPTSQAQAGTKDRSFLPVLLAACIASLGGILFGYDSGIISGALLQLRETFDLSCVVQQLVVGSLFLSAFVASFFGGVLVDHLGRKRALLLASTLFLTGSALQSLSTGLAILVTGRFITGAAVSLSTTAQCTYIAEISPPAHRGLLMSLNEVGITVGFLLAYTVNYAFISYDNGWQLMFAAATCPALLQLLGTLFLPQSPHFLVLKGRHQEAQKVLNVIHGEIAASQELNRMQKSLLEEQNYRYRDLFAPGMRGRMIIGVGLVILQQCTGQTNVIYYAPTLLKHLGFCTNIAATLASVGLGVVKVAAALFALLFLDRLGRRVCLCSGVLLMAVSIFALGILAKFSYGGSGHVIALRCRDRGSIFNSSMSPYSYASPASDVTAATQEPIHSLHLSTPSLSRRYRREYVPEGSSFDSSALDTLPSLPARPPATSSREVSRKSEPASVGYTIGYGAELPRIAATSPPSGTMDHLLRSGQTRTSAQDSTGESESEIPREDDGARESKPSVLRQQYADEDGSPGKLSIELLAQPIGARTAPTIASYSLGDVHPSSDVLGKASITREGVSAAVKSEGARASDTADMKTSTSSYDGPDGADRSEAKAKSGRSRTLASSAAAESQCSGVPQGSAVQRALTLTALMCYVFAYGVSFGTTTWLILSEIFPAAVRGRAISVATSANWAANMTVSACFLTVLDALGIGDTLLMYSGVCVLALCFIFLCVPETKHKSLEEISEELDQGLVRWRTLLPTGWCRASDYTLRGAA